The Poriferisphaera corsica DNA segment AACCAGAGGCTTGCAATTATCCTTATCAAAAGCGCCCCAGCCCCCGTTCTTGCATTGCATCGCCCGTACCCATACCTCCGCTCGAGCAACCGCATCTTCTATTCGTCGATTAGTTTCCTTGTCTACAGATCCCTTCATCTTGGTCAAAACCAGCATCACTACAGCCGTATCATCAATATCCGGATAAAGCTGATTCGCCCGCTCAAACGCCCATCCCCCCGGCTCAACATCTTTTAATACCACCGACCAATCGCCCTTCACCCTGATTTCTTTCGATAAAATCCATTCCATAGCCCGTTGTATTGATTCACTGTCGCTTGGTTTTATTTCGCAATCAAGCATCGCCAGCATCGATAATACTGTATCCCAAATAATCGAATCTGATGCTTGTAAAAATACACCGTCCTCTCGTTCGATCTTCCAGTGTGTATTAAATGCTTCAAGACCTAACTTAACATTAGGCTGATCAAGGGAATAACCTTCACATCTCATCGCCATTAATGAATAAATCCAAGGCGGTTGAATACCGCCCCAGGCACCATCCCAATCTTGGTGCTTTAAAATCCATTCCATGCATGTTTTTATCGCTAGTTCACGGAACGGCTTAATCGGGCTTTTGATATATAAATTTAATACCTTATCCGCATAAATAAAGAAACGCTCTACAGATAGTAATTCTGTTTCTACGGTTAATCGGTAATCAAAATTTTCTCTTCCTTCCGGAAAAAGCTCGTCTAATCTAGCATTAGCCGGAAGCGGTACGACGTATCGCCGTGCAGATAGAATACACAGAGGCACAATCGTCGCTCTTCCCCACTGTGCAAATTGATAAATATTCATCGGAGCCCAGTTTGGTATGAATATTAGTTCCGGCGGTAGTGCCGGACAATATTCCCACTTCCACTCACCAATCAAAGACAACCAAAAACGTGTAAATACCCTCAGCCGCTGCATTGCGTGATTAGAAAAAATCCACTCTCTTGCTTTGACTAGCAATGGATTGTCTGCCTTATACCCAGCTAATCTAAGCGCCGCATAGCACTCTACTGTTGTATTCACATCCCCGTGTGGCGCATCATAGTAAATTTCCCATGATCCATCTGCTCGCTGCATCGACAGAATAGACTTAATCACCCCCTCATACTTATCATCCTTCGGAATACCCATCACATGCTGTGATAGCACCCACTGCGCCTCCATGCATGAATTCGATTCCAATTGGCCCGCCCAGAATCCCGTCTCATCCTGATTCTCCTCTAGCCATGCAATAGCACGCCTGATCCCTTCGTCTAAATCGATTTCAGGGCAAGGCGGCTCCGCCGATAGCGGCTCGGGTGTTTGCGTTGGCTTCAGTGCTTCTGAGTCAGATTGGGTCATCACTCAAACTCCTTCTGGAGATTATTCATATTATTCAAATCAATCCCCGCAGCCGCCATCCGGATCATCTGATCCAAATAAGCATCATCCACCGCCTCTTTGCTCTGTTCGTTTTCACCACTCAGTAGCTCACGAAACATCCCCTGATACTCGTGATAAAAATAGACCATTCCTCCCAACATCAACATCATCGCCGCTGGCGGGATATCTTTACGCACAATGCCCGCATCCTGCGCTTCCCGAATCCGCTCTGTTACCAAGCTAAATATCAACGTCTGTTCGATCGTCAATCCCTCACCATCACCTCCTTCCAGATGTGCCCACGCCGTGATCCGGATTAATCTGTGATGAGCTTTCAAAAACGCTGTCAATGTCCGAAGCCCATTACCCACCAGCGCCTCGGCTGTCCCTTCATTATCTCCCTTTTCACCCACCTCAAAGCTTGGTAACTGCCCCACTAGCCGCTCTCTCGCCGCATCGTACAGTCCACGTTTTGATCCAAAATGATGGTGGATCAAAGGTTTACTTGTCCCTGATTCTTTAGCAATATTTGCCATGGAAGTCGCGCTAAATCCTTTTTCAGCAAATAGTTGCTCTGCTGCGTCCAATATCGTCTCGCGTGCGCCACCAGTAGGCGATCCATCTTGATTTATGTTGATGTTTTGTGGTTTTGTAGACATATACAAGAATTAGGCTCGTGGTTGATAATACTAACCGATCGATCGGTCAGCCGGTTAGTAATCATCGTCCAATTACACTGATTTGTCAAAGCAGGGTTTCCCCGTTGCCCGGCCTGCTACCAAAAAAACAACAGCGACGATCTTTCGATCGTCGCTGCAATTGGTCGCCGCTCTTGGTCATCTATAAGCGTTTACGCGTTCATGTTGATAGACCTTCAGGCCGGACGTTTCAGGTTACATCAAGTTTCCTTCATGCGGTCTGATGAACGTCTGCGATTTAAGTGATTCACACGTAATCGCTCTGAATTACGTACCTTTGGGTACGCATTTTGAATCGGGCGTTCCACCGGGATCAGCGGTGATTTGCCCTGATCATATCTTCGCTGCACAGTTTTTATGAAAGAGCTGTGCGCTCTTTGACTCATTCAAGGGTCTAACTTAAGGTTAGATAGCTTCAATCAGACAGTATTATTTTCGACGACGAAGCATTGCAAGGCCACCAAGACCCAACAAAGCCAATGACGCTGGTTCTGGAACAGCACTGATATCGCCAACGAGCTGAATCGAATCAGTACCGCCTGGCCATGTCACTGTCTCAAGGTCAAATGAACCTGTGCTTGCTTCCGAGTTGAATGCTGCGAGTACAAATTCAACCGAATCGCCCTGTGTCAGCGCGCCGATACCAGAAAGATCGATACCAGTAGTGGTGACACCATTTTTCCCATCATTGTAGTCATAAGTGAACAAACTCACACCAGCCGTGCTACCGTTGACGTAGGCACGAATCTCAACGTCATCCGGACCTGTGCCCGAACGGTCAAGACGAATGTTCATCTCAGTCAAATCAATCTTGACTGCATCACTGACATCAAAGCCCCATGACCAGTAATCATTAGCAGCAACAGCAGCTTCAAAAGTTGTGCTAGCTGGATCCCAGTCAGTGTGGTTGAATGTGCTGAAGAACTGTGCGGTCAAGCCAGAGCCAGCCACCAAGTCGTCGGCCGAAACTTCAGCAGCAGTGTTTGAGTTTGCGGAAATGCTTGTGCCTGCAACCGTTGAATATTCAACAATGGTCGCAGCCGAGGCGCTACCTGCTACGCATGCAATCGCAGCGCCAGCAAAAAAAGTCTTTGCAAAATTCATCTTTTCTTCTCCTGATGAAAATACTAAATGTGTCCAAGTTTGAGAACACACGTTCTCTTTTCCTCCTCAGACGCCAGAAGAATACGCCTCATTTGTTAGCAAATGATTCAAACAAAACGAATAAACGCAGAGCATTAGGTCATCAATGTCAATACACAATCATGCCATCGTCATGATTGTGTTAAAAACCAGTGAGTTAAACTGGCTAATCTATGTATCTTTTTACTAATTATGAATTTGCGCCATTTATAATGTGAATAATATTCACATACCTATATTTGTTAGCATCGTTAGTTCTAGAAAAATAATCAAAAAAAGCATGCGTATTTGCATGCTTTTCTTTCAGTAAAACTATATTTTTATGTAATTAGGAAAGGTGAACACCAACTTCATCCAACAGCGATTTTGCCGTACGAACAGCAAGCTCAAACGTCTCTGTTGGCGTTAACGAAGCTAAAGACAAATCTCCTGTTCCCGTCGAATGTGTCGATAAGACCGCTTCTGAATGCGTAAGATGCGGCTCCACAATAATCGGCCCGTTAAATCCATGCTCCACCGCATCAGCCAAAATCTCTTTCGCCTTCGTGTCGCCCAGACCAATCGGCGTATGCTCATTATTCCAACGCTGATCCTTCAAGTGAAAGCAATCCGTCACATCTCTCAGTTTGCCCCACGACTCCATCGGCTTCTCGCCCGTACGCAAATAATTCGCAAAGTCGTAAATCAATCTAAATTGCTCGCACTGAAGCTCAGCCAATTCCAAAACCTGATCAGGATGATCGCCATAAATGTCCGATTCATTCTCATGATACAAAATCAAATCATGTTTCTTCGCAAGACCAATCAGTAACT contains these protein-coding regions:
- the shc gene encoding squalene--hopene cyclase, with amino-acid sequence MTQSDSEALKPTQTPEPLSAEPPCPEIDLDEGIRRAIAWLEENQDETGFWAGQLESNSCMEAQWVLSQHVMGIPKDDKYEGVIKSILSMQRADGSWEIYYDAPHGDVNTTVECYAALRLAGYKADNPLLVKAREWIFSNHAMQRLRVFTRFWLSLIGEWKWEYCPALPPELIFIPNWAPMNIYQFAQWGRATIVPLCILSARRYVVPLPANARLDELFPEGRENFDYRLTVETELLSVERFFIYADKVLNLYIKSPIKPFRELAIKTCMEWILKHQDWDGAWGGIQPPWIYSLMAMRCEGYSLDQPNVKLGLEAFNTHWKIEREDGVFLQASDSIIWDTVLSMLAMLDCEIKPSDSESIQRAMEWILSKEIRVKGDWSVVLKDVEPGGWAFERANQLYPDIDDTAVVMLVLTKMKGSVDKETNRRIEDAVARAEVWVRAMQCKNGGWGAFDKDNCKPLVTKIPFCDFGEVLDPPSVDVTCHVIEALTELGHTQENDPALKAAMDYVKSEQEAEGSWFGRWGVNHIYGTAAVLPALRAAGEDMGSEYVLKAGSWIIEHQNEDGGWGESCASYMDDSLRGTGPSTASQTGWALMCLESITPNLETAAQYRNSIQLGVDYLLRTQEAGTWDEPYYTGTGFPGYGIGERTDVQKQGGTLDQGRELARGFMINYNMYRHYFPLMAMGRLRKKSL
- a CDS encoding TetR/AcrR family transcriptional regulator, encoding MSTKPQNININQDGSPTGGARETILDAAEQLFAEKGFSATSMANIAKESGTSKPLIHHHFGSKRGLYDAARERLVGQLPSFEVGEKGDNEGTAEALVGNGLRTLTAFLKAHHRLIRITAWAHLEGGDGEGLTIEQTLIFSLVTERIREAQDAGIVRKDIPPAAMMLMLGGMVYFYHEYQGMFRELLSGENEQSKEAVDDAYLDQMIRMAAAGIDLNNMNNLQKEFE
- a CDS encoding PEP-CTERM sorting domain-containing protein codes for the protein MNFAKTFFAGAAIACVAGSASAATIVEYSTVAGTSISANSNTAAEVSADDLVAGSGLTAQFFSTFNHTDWDPASTTFEAAVAANDYWSWGFDVSDAVKIDLTEMNIRLDRSGTGPDDVEIRAYVNGSTAGVSLFTYDYNDGKNGVTTTGIDLSGIGALTQGDSVEFVLAAFNSEASTGSFDLETVTWPGGTDSIQLVGDISAVPEPASLALLGLGGLAMLRRRK
- a CDS encoding sugar phosphate isomerase/epimerase family protein, which translates into the protein MASILSAFTDEAAPTIEAQILAAMQCGLTHLDLRSIDDYNITNLPTYIAKEVHAKLSSAGLKVCMFGSPIGKIDIADDFAIDVEKMERLAELSPILGTKIVRIFSYYNAQGQSKNEWRCESIRRLELLIGLAKKHDLILYHENESDIYGDHPDQVLELAELQCEQFRLIYDFANYLRTGEKPMESWGKLRDVTDCFHLKDQRWNNEHTPIGLGDTKAKEILADAVEHGFNGPIIVEPHLTHSEAVLSTHSTGTGDLSLASLTPTETFELAVRTAKSLLDEVGVHLS